In a genomic window of Magnolia sinica isolate HGM2019 chromosome 16, MsV1, whole genome shotgun sequence:
- the LOC131229610 gene encoding uncharacterized protein LOC131229610 isoform X2, whose amino-acid sequence MASTSTLSPPYALEIRDQYDEKEDFADSKCAIVTVLKDGLATLHVPYAYGFAIILLTVIVKVATLPLTKKQHWTLEQKWERHRWMQGELGANAILVVSIAACKAGAAEKEARAISGP is encoded by the exons ATGGCTTCCACGTCTACCCTGTCTCCTCCATATGCTCTCGAGATCCGAGACCAGTACGACGAGAAAGAGGATTTCGCCGACAGCAAATGCGCTATCGTTACG GTGCTGAAGGATGGACTTGCAACTTTACACGTTCCCTATGCATATGGATTTGCAATTATATTGCTCACTGTTATTGTGAAGGTGGCTACATTGCCTTTGACAAAGAAGCAG CACTGGACTCTTGAGCAGAAATGGGAAAGGCACCGATG GATGCAGGGGGAACTTGGTGCAAATGCTATATTAGTTGTGTCAATTGCTGCTTGTAAAGCTGGTGCTGCTGAAAAGgaggcaa gagcaattTCTGGCCCCTAA
- the LOC131229610 gene encoding uncharacterized protein LOC131229610 isoform X3 encodes MRYRYGAEGWTCNFTRSLCIWICNYIAHCYCEGGYIAFDKEAVGGFLISTGLLSRNGKGTDVDGSILFHYIGNVDAIVQKWQCGWMA; translated from the exons ATGCGCTATCGTTACG GTGCTGAAGGATGGACTTGCAACTTTACACGTTCCCTATGCATATGGATTTGCAATTATATTGCTCACTGTTATTGTGAAGGTGGCTACATTGCCTTTGACAAAGAAGCAG TGGGTGGGTTTCTTATTAGCACTGGACTCTTGAGCAGAAATGGGAAAGGCACCGATG TTGATGGTAGCATTCTCTTCCACTACATTGGCAATGTTGATGCCATTGTTCAGAAA TGGCAatgtggatggatggcatga
- the LOC131229610 gene encoding uncharacterized protein LOC131229610 isoform X1, translated as MASTSTLSPPYALEIRDQYDEKEDFADSKCAIVTVLKDGLATLHVPYAYGFAIILLTVIVKVATLPLTKKQHWTLEQKWERHRWMQGELGANAILVVSIAACKAGAAEKEASFFFFFYMFIAKLTCF; from the exons ATGGCTTCCACGTCTACCCTGTCTCCTCCATATGCTCTCGAGATCCGAGACCAGTACGACGAGAAAGAGGATTTCGCCGACAGCAAATGCGCTATCGTTACG GTGCTGAAGGATGGACTTGCAACTTTACACGTTCCCTATGCATATGGATTTGCAATTATATTGCTCACTGTTATTGTGAAGGTGGCTACATTGCCTTTGACAAAGAAGCAG CACTGGACTCTTGAGCAGAAATGGGAAAGGCACCGATG GATGCAGGGGGAACTTGGTGCAAATGCTATATTAGTTGTGTCAATTGCTGCTTGTAAAGCTGGTGCTGCTGAAAAGgaggcaagtttttttttttttttttatatgtttattGCCAAGCTGACCTGTTTTTAA